Genomic window (Carassius carassius chromosome 36, fCarCar2.1, whole genome shotgun sequence):
gatccacacacacacactcacacacagagcgTAATCCACCAGACCAAATTAACactgatttattaaaaatgtcaaaatgcaaaaGGTGTTCTGGGAGGGTTATGTTTAGTGTCGGGGTTAGAAAATATTGttagctcagtgtgtgtgtgtgtgtgtgtgtgtgttgtgctgctGGAGGTTATTTCAGACTGATGGATCATGTTCTGTGTGATTATTTCAGGACATCtgcagtgtttgtgtgtctccTTTGCTCAGAAAttcttcttaaaggaatagttcgctCAAAAAATACATCTACTGTAAATATGCTCACCTTCAGGCCTTTcggtcttcatcaggtttgtagaaatgtagcactgcatcagtgtctcatcaacggatgctctgcagtgaatgggtgccgtcagaatgagagtctgataaaaacatcacaataatccacagcactccagtccatcagtgaacatctggagaagacaaaagatgaaacacatccagcattaagatgattttaactcaaactataatccataataacacttcctccagtgaaaaagtgttctggtctgaatcaggagagaaatctgcacagatcaaggaATGTTTACAAGCTaaaacttgtggattattgtgctgtttttatCAGCAGTGAGTAATGTGACATACAgcgaagtatggtgacccatactcagaattcgcatttaactgcatttaacacatccaaagacacacacactctctctctctctctctctctctctctctctttctctctctctctctcacacacacacacacacacacacactcacactcacactcacacacacacacacacacacacacacacacacacacagactctctctctctctctctctctctctctctctctctctttctctctctctctcacacacacacacacacacacacactcacactcacactcacacacacacacacacacacacacacacacacacacacacacacacacacacacacacacacacacacacacacacagactctctctctctctctctctttctctctctctctcacacacacacacacacacacacacactcacactcacacacacacacacacacacacacacacacacacacacacacagactctctctctctttctctctctctctcacacacacacacacacacacacacacacacacacacacacacacacactcacactcacacacacacacacacacacacacacacacacagactctctctctctctctctctctctcacacacacacacacacacacacacacacacactcacacactctctctctctttctctctctcacacacacacacactctctctctctcacacacacacacacacacacacacactcacactcacacacacacacacacacactcactctctctctctctctcacacacacacacacacacacactcacacacacacacacacacacacactcacacacacacacacacacacacacacacacacacacacagactctctctctctttctctctctctctcacacacacacacacacacacacacacacacacacacacacacacacacacacacacacactcacactcacacacacacacacacacacacacacacacacacacacacacacacacacagactctctctctctctctctctctctctctcacacacacacacacacacacactcacacactctctctctctttctctctctcacacacacacacactctctctctctctctctctctctctctcacacacacacacacacacacacacactcacactcacacacacacacacacactcactctctctctctctctctcacacacacacacacacacacacacacacacacacacacacacactcacacactctctctctctttctctctctcacacacacacactctctctctctctctctctctctctctctcacacacacacacacacacacacacactcacactcacacacacacacacactcactctctctctctctctctctcacacacacacacacacactcacacacacacacacacacactctgagtcTGATGTGTTATCGTCAGATAAAGCCTCCTCTAAACATCATGTTTAAACCGTGATCTGTGATTGGTTGTTGCACATGTCAGTCAGATGACTCTGGTTAATCACTCACCCATGTGACCTCACACCTGACCACATGTGCTGCATTCAACCGGAAGTGACTCCTGTTTGTCCACAGGGACACAGGAAGTGATCACAACAGGTCTGATGTTCACTAGTTGGTGTTAAACGAGGTAATTGTGacatctcacaatttttttttcacaagtttatattttacaattctgTGTTTCTATCTCACCATTCTGGCTTTGTCACTCAGAATTGcacaaattgtgagataaaaaaaaagtcacaattacatatttattgttattatcatcttTTTATCCATGGCATAAAGAAGCTTCCATAGATTAGAGTCTGTCTGTAGTGTAAGTATCAGACATCAGAGCTGCACTTTCTCTCATGTAAATATGAagccttaaagagacagttcatctAGTAATGATCGTTCTGTCCGTTTACACTTCCTCGTGTCTGTATAAACCTGTGTGACTCTTCAATGGAAAGCATTTTTTCTGTCCATTCATTAAGAGACAAACATGTCCTTCCTGAAAGAGATCAGTCCGTTGGTGAAGAAGCGTTCTCTCGGGGAATGATGTTTTATTGAGACGAGGAACAGATCACAGCTGAAATACAGCAGATCTGCTATTACTTTGATAATAGTATCTcatcttttattcttttataacattaatatGGTATTTCTGGTAACACGGATAGATTGTGTGACATGCCCTCATTTctgaaaaacatttctgatttagATAAACAGCGGACTCTTATCCTGAATCTTATTTTTGTTCAGCAATAGTCTGATTTTATGGTTACACATGACaacatattttatgattttgattCATCTGATTTTAGGGTGAGAGATGAAACTATAATGAGGTGCTAATGAGGAGGAATAAAACCATAACTTTTGTTCATCAAGTGGGTAGAAGCTTTATTTATATCAGAGAACAGAAATAACATATTGAAAAAGtatgattaaaatattttaaaataaaaacattaattattgattatgattattaataataacattaataatgaaacatatatattatcaactaaattaataattcCCTAAAACACAGATTGAGAAaagcacagaacacacacacacacacacacacacacacacacacacacacacacacacacacacacacgcacacacacacacacacactgatcttacTGTCTATCTGAGGATTTATTACACACATTATTTCAGTGCCAGAAGTTCAGCTGCAGTATTAATGTCATGAAGAGACTCTATAACATCTCACTGTTACTGATTCATCACGCGGCTCAAAGCATTATGGGTAGAATCTCTCGTCAGTCTATTCTGATTCATCAACACAGTTTCACTGATGATCCTCTATAAACATTAAACCCAGGATAGAGCgtctgagtgaatgtggtctggactgtgtggatgaggctcattgtgtcagagacgctgtagaaggacagagttcctgctctgtgatccacaaacactcctattCTCCTGATGGACTTCACAGGGAGATCAGTCTGTATCTTATTGTGTCTGAATGAGTATCTGGAGGAAGAGCAGTAcaaactccaggactgatcattccatccaaacacacactcataaccCCGTCCCTTCCTGCCgatgctcttatatgacactgatatataCACACCAATATCTCCACTCCACTcaatctcccagtaacagcgtccacacacactctctctacacaacacctgacgacacacatcaaatctgtctggatgatcaggatatgaCTGATCTGTGTCAGTGTAAGTAATCACTCGGTTGTTCTCAGACAGAAGGAGGTTTTTATTCACTGTGTTCAGATCCAGACTGAGCTGATGGGAATCTGATGGAGATAAAACACATCAGAATCAGGAATTATGAATCTGTTTGATATTTTCAtgtatctgaactcttcatgTTCAGTGTATCATCAGTGTCTCAGTACAGATGACCAGATATCAGTGCACATCATCATTTACATCATCAGTTATTAAACTCTTCTACAGGAGAAACATGAACACACTCAGTGAGTTTTTCTGCTGGTTTTCTTACTGACTTACATTGTAGGAAGTCGTTTCTGATCCTGATGAATGCAGCTGTGGAAATCAACAGACATGAACAGTGTGATTTTCATGATCCTGTATCTAttcctaacacatttctaatatgatgTTCTCCATGATATGAGATGATGATGGACTGGTTTCTGAGAGCAGATGAATCTCCAGGACTTTACCTCTGTCTGAGATCTTGTTGAGCTGCTCTTTGCAGAAATCCTCCAGTTTGTCTCTCAGCTGATGGACAGATTCTCTCAGAGCATCAGAAGAGACGAGAGAACTGAAGAGATCATCATTTACGTCTGTAGATTCAGGAGGTGCTgagagagactggaaactctacagaaaacagaaatcaaaCTCATCAGCTCCACACTTCACTCAATAACCTGCAGGAACATCAGATTTGATCTTTATTAATGTTCTTCAGTCCAGCACTTTCACAGCATCAGCTTCATTCTCCTCATATTCATTACATCTCATTAGAGCTACAGATTCTAGTATTCACCACATACACTGTTTGTGAACTTTCTAGGAAATAGTttggatgatgatgattattatattattattatataattacttctACAAGTGATTTAAAGAGAAAGAAATGTTCTGACATGAGACCCATTAGAGCAAGATTTCCAGAGCTGAAATCCATTCATCTCTTTCAGAAGAAGATGATCAGATGAGAGTCTGACTGATGATTATATAATAAGACACTCATGAAATGTTTCTCTGTGAGTCTCTGTCACAGCAGGATCTGCTCAAGTCCACTATGATCCTGTTCTTCTAGATCTGTGTTACCTGCAGGAACTGGAtgtgatcctgtgtgtgtgaaagctgctccagctcagcgtctctcctcctcagatcattgatctcctgctccagtcgctccagtcgttcttcagctcgactcactgcagtcttttcctgatctctgatcagtcgtatcagctcagagcggcttctctcaatggagcggatgagctcagtaaagatcctctcactgtcctccactgctgtctgtgcagagcgctgttaggacacacagtgattcagcttcagtgagtctgaactgagacggagacaaacttctcttcttctccagactcaccttatgagactccacagtctctctcagctgctggagatctttctctctctgctggattcTCTGCTGGAGCGTCTTCTGTGTCTCCTTCAGCTGCTTCTGCAGGACAAACAGATGATAGTCAATCTCACAGAAAACTACTGCCTCTAAATCATCATGAGAACAGATGAATCCAGGAAACATGGAGCTGATAACTAATGACTGTAGGTTCAAACTCCAGAAGTGATGACTGATCATTTACCAGCATCAGACAGGAATTAAGACCTGTTTCAAACTACAAGTGTAAgtataaaagagaaacagacacagacgCAGAACTTCATACTGACAGTGTTTCTGTGTTCTGTGTAATTAAGCTGcagaaaataaatgaacaaattgaAGCTATGAATGACTGAAATCATCTGTATTCATCAGATTTACTGAACAGAAAGTCGTCTGTCactgcatttatattttattttgactgaTGAAAGTATATATATGTTGTCAAAGAGCAGGTGAATAGTTCACTTCTGTCACAACACTGTGTTGTTAGTACACATGAACATGATGATGAAGGTTACAGGagtctttaataaatccacagACAAGATATAGACACAGAGAACAGCTACAACACATCTAAACACAGAGGAGACCCGACAGTTATGACcggaaacaaacaaactaaagtaCTGAATCTAAAAGTACTGAAGTAAAACGAATCGAATAAACCACACACACTTGAACTAAATGATGAAATCAAATCACTAACCACGAGAATGAAAATGGTGCAGACtgaaaacaaagcacaaactatgtgAATGTGAAAACTCCATTATTTTATGTTGCTTAATCAAAGTCTATTTTATGAAAGATTGTGTTGATAAAGGTTTACGGTGCTTTACCAACAAAACTTTCATCAGCAATATTTCATCAGTGTGTAGTGTTAAATACCTGTTTCTCTGTCCTCTGATCTGCAGCTGATACAATGTCATGGTTTTTATGTTCAATAACCGTACACAGCACA
Coding sequences:
- the LOC132116858 gene encoding tripartite motif-containing protein 16-like, translated to MAEARISVDQKEFMCAVCLDLLKDPVAIPCGHSYCKICITDCWDQEDQKRVYSCPQCRQTFSPRPALSRNTMLAEVVEKLKKTRLSDDCYAGTGDVQCDVCTGRKYRAVKSCLVCLESYCQTHFDRHEEFHSRKPHKVTEATGRLQEMICQKHEKLLELFCRTDQNCICVLCTVIEHKNHDIVSAADQRTEKQKQLKETQKTLQQRIQQREKDLQQLRETVESHKRSAQTAVEDSERIFTELIRSIERSRSELIRLIRDQEKTAVSRAEERLERLEQEINDLRRRDAELEQLSHTQDHIQFLQSFQSLSAPPESTDVNDDLFSSLVSSDALRESVHQLRDKLEDFCKEQLNKISDRAAFIRIRNDFLQYSHQLSLDLNTVNKNLLLSENNRVITYTDTDQSYPDHPDRFDVCRQVLCRESVCGRCYWEIEWSGDIGVYISVSYKSIGRKGRGYECVFGWNDQSWSLYCSSSRYSFRHNKIQTDLPVKSIRRIGVFVDHRAGTLSFYSVSDTMSLIHTVQTTFTQTLYPGFNVYRGSSVKLC